Proteins encoded together in one Chaetodon auriga isolate fChaAug3 chromosome 20, fChaAug3.hap1, whole genome shotgun sequence window:
- the hpdl gene encoding 4-hydroxyphenylpyruvate dioxygenase-like protein encodes MAAYLSRLHHISLHVSNVEKIANDLVSKFKFNVFATKVTGGSRQLALKKGAAVFVVNERPKQSCARLNEELLVERYSPDPQGVREGKHQSLKCLYDVSAPHAVDTVSNVCFEVEDVERSFRDLSRQGCDFLVPPTTLQDERGRVTYSVVKSIVGNVCHTLLDRTKYEGRFLPGFDVIDRDCSSEEEDMSCPVTHFDHITYACPRRTTHQIMRWYEKLFGFQRFFIDSNEDVDEGFVINQEGIGLRLTAMEYWKCSKAGIVLPSVHKKEPDCKFVIAESLPEQGRNQVDTFLEKHRAAGIQHIGMYTKNIVSTAHVMAQAGVQFFSPPPAYYTKVGKQQEIEEAGHNPQVLAQHGILLDTDLHQNPSSQTASRENRRYLLQVFTKPIFTEDTFFLELIERRGATGFGEGNIRALWKSVQVHMEKEQAEKPVQTSHY; translated from the exons ATGGCAGCGTATTTGAGCCGGTTACACCACATATCGCTCCACGTTTCCAACGTGGAGAAAATCGCCAATGACCTCGTTTCCAAATTCAAGTTTAACGTCTTTGCCACCAAAGTGACCGGCGGTTCCCGGCAGCTGGCTCTCAAGAAAGGAGCCGCGGTTTTCGTCGTGAATGAGAGACCGAAGCAGAGCTGCGCTAGACTCAATGAAGAGCTGCTGGTCGAGAGGTATTCACCTGATCCGCAGGGGGTCAGAGAGGGTAAGCATCAGTCTCTGAAATGCCTTTACGATGTCAGCGCGCCGCACGCGGTGGACACTGTGAGCAACGTGTGCTTCGAGGTGGAGGATGTGGAGAGGTCATTCAGGGACCTTAGCCGCCAGGGATGCGATTTCCTGGTGCCTCCCACCACGCTTCAGGACGAGAGAGGCCGTGTCACCTACTCGGTGGTTAAATCCATCGTGGGAAATGTGTGCCACACGCTCCTTGACAGGACCAAGTATGAGGGACGCTTCTTGCCCGGGTTTGATGTCATTGACAGGGACTGCAGCTCGGAGGAAGAGGACATGTCTTGTCCAGTCACACATTTTGACCACATAACTTACGCCTGTCCCAGAAGGACAACCCACCAGATCATGAGGTGGTACGAGAAGCTCTTTGGTTTTCAGAGGTTTTTCATTGATAG TAATGAAGATGTGGACGAAGGTTTTGTCATAAACCAGGAGGGCATTGGCTTACGTCTCACCGCCATGGAGTACTGGAAGTGCAGCAAAGCGGGCATCGTCCTCCCGTCCGTGCACAAAAAAGAGCCTGACTGCAAGTTTGTTATTGCAGAATCACTGCCTGAGCAAG GCAGGAATCAGGTTGACACCTTCTTGGAGAAGCACAGGGCGGCAGGGATCCAGCACATTGGGATGTACACGAAAAACATCGTTTCTACTGCGCATGTGATGGCTCAGGCGGGTGTCCAGTTTTTCTCGCCGCCTCCTGCCTACTACACCAAG GTGGGGAAACAGCAGGAGATAGAGGAGGCAGGACACAACCCCCAGGTACTGGCGCAGCATGGGATTCTCCTGGACACAGACCTGCACCAGAATCCCTCATCACAGACCGCATCCAGAGAGAACAGAAG GTACCTCCTCCAGGTGTTCACCAAGCCCATCTTCACAGAGGACACCTTCTTCCTCGAGCTGATAGAGCGACGGGGGGCGACAGGTTTTGGAGAGGGCAACATCAGGGCGCTGTGGAAGTCGGTGCAGGTGCACATGGAGAAGGAGCAGGCGGAGAAACCTGTGCAAACTTCTCACTATTAG